The stretch of DNA GATGTCACAATACCTTTGCTGACATTGATGAcaatgctgttgttgttgttgtccaaaGCATACAGAATATATCCTTTGATGAAAGCAGTCTGTTTTCTGAGAGATATAGGATGCCAGGATACCACAACATCTGAATCCTGCTGTTCCATTGTCAATGTTTCAAACAGGCCGTCTTGTATTCCTGGCAAAGCGTAACATGGGTGAAACACTGATAAACTAACTGACATATTTATTGTAAGAACAATATGCCACGGGCTATTCATACAATTGAATCTTACTTTTCTCTCTGACATAGCCCTCTCTTCTTTCTAGCAGCACTGGAGCTCCCTGGGTGCAGGCATATATGGACAACAAGTAACGCAATCCGTCTTTGAAGTTTTCTGGGGTGCGGATATAACAAAAGAGATGTATTGTAAGACAAGAAAATGTCTTGTTACATAGGTGCAACAGTTTTGAGGGCAAAGAATAGGACTTACCTGAAAATATACTGGCATTAGTTTCACTGGGAGGCACTTTGAGCcactccactctgctctctcctAGGGCAGGACACCAGTCCACTATGTAGCCACAGCTGGCTATAGGACTGGCAGACCAGGACAGGTTGAAGCCACCGTTGCTGCCAAGGATCCTAGAAGGGATCACTCCGTTTGCTGGATTTATATAGAggcaaatgtttgctaacatgctTCTTTACAAGGTGATaatgtgttcattttgtgtttacagcttgctgTGCTGCCCCTAAGTGGTAAAAAATcttttaatgcaggtttaaggcctGGATTGTTCCCAAAATGTGTCCATCTTTGTTTGCTTCATACCTGAATTGAAGCTGTGATGTATTGAAGTGGTGATGGTTGATGGGGAAGAGCTGCCATTTATATTCCTAGCTGTAACGCTGATGATATACTCTTCTGTGGTGTTCAGACTGAGTGCAAGACTGTCTTTGGGGTGAGCCACTTTAGTTCTATTTTGTCTCTCTGGGGTATTGGTGTGTGCCCATGTCACTTCATGATCTATGATGTGTCCATGGCTCTGGTTGGCCTGTAGCATCTGTGGAGAGGTAACATCAGGTCTTTTTCAGGACTGGCATAGCATATTCATGGCAACCTTGTCTCcaagaaattgtgtttatatactactaaacTGGTTGAGGTTAAATGGTGCCTTATTACAAAATGGTACCCAATCACCTGACTTACTTTCCAAATGATTGTTAGTTGGTTATCCTTCATCTGCATCCACACATCAAGAGCATCTGGAACTGTGGGACAAAAAGAGACAACCAGAAAGTGtgaaaaatatctataaaattGCAGTTCTAGGTTACAAGTTTGTTGTTACTTTTTTTAATACCTACCATCACCCTTTGTGTGGAACTGGATACTTGAGCTCCACTCACTCCATTTCCAGAAATAGTGAGTTGTTCCACATCGTACCATTACTGTGTATGCCCAATCTGGTATCAAGTCATccaaaactgtaaaattaaGGCCAACTCCAAAGTTTTCGCTCTGGGAAcacaacatgaacatgaaaattGTTAGCATAGTTCAGAAAagaattttactttaaaaacattGCTAATGTATCACCCTCCTTGCTTTGTCAACTCACTATGCTATTTATTTCACCGTTGCTAACGTTTACTTGGCATGTTATATTGAGATTATTGTACTGTTGCGCCTTCCACCCCCACTCCAGGCTGACATTTCTGGCATTCACAGCTGAAGCTGTCACTTCCAATGGGGCAAACATGTGcactgaaacaaaagaaaaataatgatcaGCAGAATGTAATCATTAAAAAGAGATATGCATAATCAGGTAAGCATTTTAACACACCCAAATGCTGATTTTTACAAACCTCTTTTAGTGAGGTCTGCCCTGTCTGTGAGCTCCACTGTGCCAAGACTATTTTGTGCTGTTAAAGTCCAGTTCTGCTCACCAGCACTCACTTGCACTTTTTGTGAGCATTTCCCCCCACCTGTACAGTTTCTGAGTCACAAACACCAGGAGAATTTACATTTTAGTTCAATACAATTGCTCAATGCTTTCCCTCAACATGAACAAACAGGCTACCAGGACTACACCTCCAATATATACtataaacagtggtggaagaagtattcaggttctttacttaattaaaagtaccaatacaggaatgtaaaaatactccattacaagtaaaagtcctgcatgaaaaatcctactgcagtaaaagtacataagtattatgagcttgatgtcattaaagtattgcagtaaaagtacataagtattataagcttgatgtagttaaagtattgctgtaaaagtacataagtattatgagcttgatgtagttaaagtattgcagtaaaagtagtggtttggtccctctgactgatatattattatatatgacatcattagattattaatactgaagcatcaatgttagagcagcatgttactgttgtagctgctggaggtggagctagtttcaactactttatatacagttagctagtttggtccagtggttcccaacctaggggtcgggcccttCCAAAGGCTCACAAGATAAATGTGaagggtcgtgagatgatttatgggagaggaaagaagaaaaaacaaaattctgatacacaaatctgttttcagtttttggactttttctctaatctttgatttttgctgaaatattggattatttgaatatttattgaaatgaaagcatgtgagaagtttatagggaaaaatgctgcttttacttatttatttatgcatttgttttgtcttttttgtccaGCTGTCTTGCTCATATCCAGTTGTTGTGcttttatcttctgtttttaaGTTAATTGTCTTGCTTTGTCTTATTTAATAACCAGAGAGAAGCCAAACAGAGTTTTTTTATACTTGTGTATAATGACAAATAAGGATCATTCATACTTAAAAGAATCAAATCCTCACAGCATTTCTTCGCTTCCATACTCCAACCTATGGCTACATCAAGTAGTATAGTTTCATTATACCTTCCAAGTAGATGATATTCTGTTTCATTCTTGACGCGTGTGTCATTTCCCACTGTCCACAGGCATTCAACTGATTGCAGATCCCGGGTTTCACAGAGAAGATTGCTGTCATCAGGTGGGTCTGAGTCAAGTATCatcaaaaaaacccaaaaacaactGAGCAGCCAGCATATTTTAAGAAGATGTATGTCAGACTCCAAAATCTCAAAATTCATCTGAGTACTAAACCATACTTACAGCCAATATAAGCACAAGCCCCATTCTCTTGTGTCTTTGTATGACATTTTACATCAGTGCAATATGTGTTTGATGCTTGGTCCAGGTTGATAGTCAAGGCATACGTCTGATTGCTGATCTTGGTAGTGTTCATATAAGTACCAGAATACCGACTTATATCCATTCTGTCAAAAGTATCCCCCACCGGCACAACGCAGCAGAAGGTTGCTCTACTGCCAACCTTAAACACTCTGTCCCGTGGAAAAACCTCTGGTGTTTTTGGGTTACCTATCCCTGCAAATGCATAATAATAGGACATAATAAGCATCTCAAGGAGTACCATTACTGtcaaatgtgtgaaaatgataattgaatattttggagGATCAAAATGAAGttaagaaaactgaatattaacCTGGATGAGTCTGTTCCTGTTTCCATGGGCTTGTACGGTTTTTGTAACGGGAGCTGAGCCGGACTGAATGGGAAGCACACTCCAATGGCAAATGAGGCTTCCAGTTCCAGGAATGAGTAGATCCTATTTGGTCAGGTGTCACAGCAAATGTATcctaaaacattttcacagtcAAATTAGAGGTATGTTTATTTGGCTATTCCAGAAGCTGAGTTTTAAGGAAGTCAGCAACACTGGTAAAACAAAAATCAGCTCTTACATTATGTACTTGCTGGTCTGCTATGAGTACCACCACCTCATACATCAAGACGTCATGTACTGCTAAGCATGAAGGGTCGTCTTCCCATGTTAACAGGATCTTCTGGTCAGGGGTGGTAAGCCTCATATTCTGTGGTTCACAATGCAAGACACCTGAGGAAAAATGTCCATAGTACATTTTAAAGGACCCTCTTTACCTTACACAGCAAACAGTCAAACAGTGGTGAGGCGGCATCAGGAAATATTCCAAATAAATTTGATTATAAATATCAGTCCTTCTGTTGTCTTGTTGAACtatttacagttaataaatTGTTTACAACACAGCTGACTATAAGGTATTACTAAGCAGatagtaaaacatttaaatattgatTCATGTATTTGTCAACTAAAGAACCCCATTTTGTGAAGCATGGATAACTGGTGtataaactgataatgaaaGATTGACAGTATACAGTTGTAATCATGGAGGACATATCTTCATAACATATCCATCTTGACCATGGTTCTCTGAGTAAAGAGACAATCTCTCAAGCTCTAACCGATCGTTTCATTACAATCAAGGCTAACTGGAGAGACCATGCATACATGGTGCTCATATAACTAAGTGTTAACAAACAGTGCATGGCCACCAGTTGATGTGTCTTAAACACTATCCATATCTGCTGCCCCCATGGGGGTCAGTCCCTGTacacacagtaccagtcaagTGTTttgacacaccttcccattcccttgaatgaaaaagtgtgtccaaacttttgactggtgctgtatggAGAAAGATATCTAGTAATGGAGTTTTTCCATTACTTGGACTTAATGACCCATAACCTGGATCTTCCCATAACCTTAACTTTTGAGAGGGGCAAAGATGGTCTGTGcgtgcttttctttttttttcttaatgaaatgttactgaaagttttccttttttcccaaGAGGAATAACATTGAACACAATATGAACAAGCATGGCCTGGACAATTAGATGGGGTGGTACCAACAAAGTGAACGCATTTTTAAGAGCATTTATGAAAGAGGAATTTGCAGAGTGTGCATCAGTACAACAATATCACACATTCAGCCACACTTCAAGACTGTAGAGCACAGGTGTTTGCCCAGTTCAGTGTACCAGAACCTCTCATGATTAGCTCATTTAGGTCTGTGGATAAATCCCTCCTCTTTGGCCTTTATCCTAGCACTGAGTCTCTTCATTGGAAGAACTTTAAAGATTTTCCTTTCTGAAGAGGAGTTTGCAAAATAAACCATGGAAGTAAATTCCATGGAAGTAAATTCCATGGAATATGTCCAAAGTGGGCGGAGGACAGtggaaacaaaaggaaaacaaggaaCAATGACTAAATGTTCAGTCGCAGGTCTGCAAGTCCTGGTGATGGAAAAACACCTTAAGTGAACATTCAGTTgcactatttttaaaaactactatTTCTAAACTAATACTAATGCCAGCCCTGTGGATGCCCTATATTCTTACAACACCCATCTGAATGGAATACAGTCTCTCTAGTAGAAACTATATCAGTCAGTCTTAATACTCTGATTTCCAGCTTAGGcagttgtctgtgtttgtagaTATTAATCATACAACTGCCTTTTGATTAATTTATATTCTCGGGTTTTAGAGAGGTTTAGTAGCATAATGTTCAGGATCCACTCTATGggctttttgttttaatctgtgAAAGCAACCATTAGTTTGTGGTCACCAAGAAATTGCCCTCAGTGGTGATGAGAGTTTAGGGCAACATGaacttttataacttttttaATGATGGAAATTTGAGAGCATTGCACTATTTCACTTGCTGTCAATAAAGTACTGATGAAGCCCTTAAGAAATTCTCACATGAAAGATTGCCCTGGAAatgagcagctgtctgtctgcattaCTCATGTGGATAAGAGGCAAGATAATGGCCCGTGTGTAATCAGAAACCTTTCTATCTTTTGTGGAAACTGAAGCACGAGCGGCCATTGCTAATTCTGTTTAGAAGATCACAAAAACAGGCACCGATGTACAAATTTGTGAATCCTGAATGATCTTGAAGACATTTTGTCCACCTGTGTTGGACACCCAAAAATTAATTCCTGGCTACAACCCTGATCTGTGTGTATATTAGCTGAGATGGTCTATGACAGAATCTCCACCAATTTACCTCAAGCTGGTGCATATTAAGCAGtcttaaatatactgtattcatATTGCCAATAACATTTCAGCACAAGTTACAGAAACCAAAAGCGCACTGTTAGAACCAAATATTTTGtctgtgaagacaaaaacaaaaatctgtttaaaaatgtcagattattattacagtaaataGGCTGCATATGCATTTATACATTGACAATTTACAATCAGTGCAAATAAGCATTACTAGTGAACATTGTCCTCTCTTAAATATGATGTAATTTGAATTGTATATTCACTTATAGTATCTGATATTCCTTACAGCTGTAAAGAATATTAGATAATCTTTATACTTGCAGACTATTACAAGTTAGAAGATGATATACTCAccattttcttttccatttccgTCTTGTGTGCTCTCGCAGAACAGCGAGAGCAATAATATCCATATGATCATTATCCTCCGCACAATGACTGTGTGTGGTCAGATACTTTTATTCCTTTAAGGTAAACTTGTCAACAAGTCTTCATGGATTCAGTGCATTCATCTTAAAAATGCCGTCAAAAACATCTACTACTCAGGCTGGCACCTGTCAGAATAAACATCAGTATGTTCAGTGTCACTAAAATAGATAATATACTTAACTAAAGAACACATTTCTGATGATAGGGATAAATCAAAATACTCACATGAGAAATTCGCTACAGATGTTACacaagatttattttcatttgtaagcTACGAGGATTAAGAAtctaacaggaaaaaaaagtgtcgAGTACACCCTGAAGCAGCGCTCCCTTCAGAAGAAGCAGTGATACTTGGTTTGAAAATCCATTCGCTGCTTGAGCTTTTAAAGATTGTGAAATCCATGTGGAAGCAGGAAATGGAGCAGCTGCGTTCTGGTAATTGTGAGTCACAGTGGCCAGATCAGACATGCCTAACTTGCACTCAGAATCTTGATTATTGGAAgtaattttacaaaaaacagtttcagtatGAGTATGGTGGTCCTTTATCAGGCTGGCAAGAAAATTCCCTTTATTCTTTTGTATTTCTTATGATTTCTCTGGGTCCATAGTACCAGCTGTACTGTGAAGAGAAATCATGAATTTGTGCACCTTATCTTGAGGAAAATAAACTTGTAATCATTCTTTTCTCAAATCCTTTACAACATAGACAGTGTTTAGTGATCCAGACATGAGTGAAACACATGCCCACATACACCAACAGGAACAACAAACTCATAATATTTTCAAGAGACTTAAATTATAAACAAAAGTTCAATATAAGGAGAAGAATATTTTCTGTTAAGTGTGAGATTCCCATCAGTTTTTGGTCAGTTAACCAGAAAAGTATAAATAGAACAGGAAATGGAGACCACAGGGTAATGAAAGAGCAAAAGGAAGAGTTCCGCAGAAATGTTTTCTATGGTACACACAGAtcagaaatgacatattttggGCATAGCGTTTCATAATAGACCGTACTTCCACCATTCCTCTCTTGTGAACACTTAACAAACTTCACTCAAATATGAAGGATAAAAAAAGTCCTTCATATTtgcatacacatatatttacatatatttgtgTATGGGAGACAAATAGACTTAACCTCTGTTACATTATTTCTCTTTTAGGTTAAataaagtcaaaaacaaaaactagttTCAGCTTCCTGAACtgaacatacaatatatattcaAACATTGTCAGTGTCAGGTGTAGTTCTCAAGTGGGCCCAAGCGCAGAACACAGACGCAGATGACATTTAACAGATTTGTTATTGTTATGCATTTCACAAGGGAATGAGATGACTGGGGGCCAGTCCCAGCGCCAGAGCAAAGTATATATGACATGATATATTGTTGAAAAATAAGCTCTGTTCTCTGCCCTGAAACACTTGGAGCGTGTCCAATGAGGGCACAgcccaactgaacagcctctgagttaACGCTCATACCAAACTCCCGTATagaaatacacaatttaaaataggcctgGTTTATAGGTTTAAGGTAAGCAACATagctgacatttttaaaataaagtaacgTCTCCAGAGCTAAGATGGGATTTCACAAGGTGTACTAGACCAAATGGGTAAGAAAGTTTAATCCACCAATCACAAGGTGACCTACTGGTTACCGTGGCTGGTATCATCTTCACAACATATGTGCTTGGATCACTTTGGTGGATGTGGTTTTTGTCTGAAAGCTGTCACTCGCTCTCCCATGTGAGGGGAGTTATCAGTTAAGATCAGATGGAGCAGCTGCAGAGGAATTTGAGTTGCAGTGAAGGAGGGGAAAAGGTCAGAGACTGTTCATGGATGCGCTAAAAATTCATACACTCAAGGTTAAGTACAGGGTAAGTCAGGCTTCGTTTGGCTGATGGGGAAGTGAAAGTGTGAATCAACTGTAAGAGTGTGGAGATGAGGCCTTGTGTGGTGTCACAGACAAGATGCTACATCTGAGAAACAGATAGCCAGTCAATCACCATATGCAACATGTCACATGTATACATGTGCTGTAGAATACGTCTTTACAAAATAGAGTGGACACTTTTCTTCAGTACcagtaaaaaacattttgattaatCTATGTAACTGCAAATTAGTCACAGTCTTATTTTGTATGACAATCTGCTGAAATGATGACTTGAGCAGGTTGTGCTTCCTCCATGTTACCACCCAGACATATAATGCTTGGATCATGAATCCCCACATGGTCATGTAGGTGAGAGGGAAATTCTGGATAAACTAAGCAGATACACAATGATGTGTTCCGGCCGTGGCTCAGCAGGTAGCACAGGTTGTCCATTGATCACAGACTCGATGATTTcatctccagctcctcctgatCATGTCTTAAGTGTCCTTGACACTGAATACACAAGTACTCCCCTCTGGCAGGCAAGCACCTTGTATggcattggtgtgtgtgtgtgtgtgtgtgtgaatgagaaacaaattgtaaagcactttgtctGTTAAGgtagaaaagtgctatatgtGTGAAGTCCATTTACCAGTTTACAATTCTAAAGACTacaaatgaataacaaaaatCCTGCATTGTAGGAGTGTGGAATTTAAAAGATGTGCATGTTTACTGGGCAGGGAGGGTCTCACAAAAGATATGCTACCCActtgcattttgggaaatgtaggaCCAGTGTTTTGGGGGCTTGATTCATACTAGGGACTAAATGTAAGGATttttcagcctctgctgcttccattttgatcattcttttttcaagtctgtttctTGTGAGTCCCCCAACTTTGTGGAAGTCCAATAATAAACCACTGAATTAATACAATCACACAATTTCCTGGTTTCTGCTTTTACCAAACATGTCAGGTGCTTGAAAAGGAGACTGTGCAACACAAAAAGCTACTGTAAGGACAAAACCGACAATAACTGATGACAAGTGCTTCAGAAAATAAGAATTTAATTTGGGACGAAGTGTTGAAcaatttgatatttgatatgaTTGTTATATGGATACATGTTTCCTGCTAGATGGTCCTCCCAATATAATTAGCTTATGTTGTACATTCATAATAATTACATCTCTTTCATTAAACCTACTGTATGTCCACTATCTTGCAAAATAAACATGGATGAAATGCTAATTGGCCAGCacaagtcagtcagtcaaatcTGACATCACTATCTGAGGAAGATTCAGTGACTTTgcagttaaattaaaaaattaaattcagGCAACATTGTATGGCATGGCACTTCACAGAACAAAGCAATAGTATATAATTTCAAACATGGTAACTTTAAACCAATAAAATCATTGAAGCCACTATTTGTAAGACTGCATTCTGACTTTGGTGACTCCTAGTGGTAACAATGCATCATAAAACCACAGAGCCCACTGGGTGTTATATGGTAGCAAATAAAATGTGGAAATCAGAGCGCACAGCTTCATAAACTAAGAGCACATATTGATAAAGTGTCAGGTGAAAAAGGTATTTGGAAGTGTTCAGTGAAGATAGGATCATGGAAGTGATGAGACTTTCAATACTCTGACCTTCAGAATAAAAGGGGCCCAGGAGAGCAAGAATTGTGCTTTAACAAAGAGTAGCTGTGCAATGGTGAACATGCTATGACCTGCTTTTATTTTACAGAATTACAATTCCCTGGTTTTATTCTGAATGCTAGAGGCACTGTCTGAGACTTTGTGTTCATAATTTTAGGGAATTTTAATTAAACAGAGAACTCAGTTTAACAATCTGTTGAATGGATCCGTATATTTGATTTCTCGATCTGTGCAAAGagtttattattaaattacaCTGGCCATGTtcatatatatagatatatcatattctatatttttgtttttggactccactagaatAGCTTtgtatgattcacagttcaaaaaactctttctttatcttatactggccctttatgcagccccacagttcagcctctgtctctaacaggcagttttagctcctgtctctttaaggaccccctcccaatgagcccactctgttctgattggttagctttgAGCAGCATGAtgtgtgttaagttactgctcatgaaaacacaacacttcctgcttttgcttcttcatattaaaagcttttaaatgactaaataaagggagatttttattgtgaagaatttataggaaatgaaacgtgttcgctgaattagcagagcttcgttaaTGGCACTAGTCTTCAATAAAACAAGtcaacaacatatggagatatttggagctatttgttctgtggatcagttagaaataatgcagggaggtagagtacaagcagaaacagccacagtgatgatgacgTTTGAttaagagctgcagacaaccagcacacctccaaaaTGTAAACTACTTGTTTTACTTTGCCCtactgtgtaatggaaaaacactcagcatGCTAGCTGGAGGCTGATGTAGTGATTTGTGCTAGTCTTTACAGTCAACAGCAGAGCATTTCAAGTGTTTAGCTCTTAGCTTAGACATATTGTGTTTGCTACTGTTCTGGTTGCTTGTGAAAATAACTGGCTATCCTCGTCTAGAAATCGTGGGTAGAGAAACAAAGATGCAAGGGCAGTTAGAATTTCAATGAAGCCCCAAGTGACATAAGAGggggcatcaaatctgaatggcttgCTGAATCACATGAGCTCAGAGTGAGCCAGcccacacaaaacaaactggGTGGTCTTATtccacagtttgtgtgttagtaAACACATCAGAGACTCAAATATATATGtacaagcactgaaaaagtgagtttttcataatattgcccttttaaaaaaactgtgtgcatcatcattaatataatattatatgcCTTTGTATTGTACCGCCAGTGGAAAAGCACTTCTCAGTCATTGCACAGCAGAAATCACAGCATAATTTAAAGTGCATAATGATGATCAATAACCAAGGGTGGTGTGCAGTCTTCCAAATGTCACTTGATCACACTGGGAGTGGTTTTCCTATCAAATCTTTGCCATTAGAGTTGTCACTGAGACTAGCCCTGTAGTGTCCACTTCATCCACCAAGAGGTTAATTAAGTCTGGCGGAGCTTCACAGTTTGGCTCTTGGTGTTTGTTCCAGCAGTGTCCTCATATCCATCAGTGCACCCTCCACAGCTTGGGCCAGATGTGCTGTATTCGTTTCTTTACAGGTGTTAAAAGACGACACTGCAAAGTTGATGTGATCGTTCATGGGATTATAGCACACACCGTATCCGTTGGGTACAACCGGGCCGAAACACATGACGCAGTCGGTCTTGGATGGTACCTTGTGGAGAGATGAAAATGTAGCAGTTGGTTGGAAAACAGTTTGGGTTAAAAGGGTCAATTGAGGCATATTTTCCCTctacaaacactgttgtgttCCACTAAGACTGAGTACAAAGTCTACCAGGTAGGCCACAAGACAGTCTTTTGGCTTGGGTGCAAATGTATTTGTGATGTGCATTTACGTAAATGTTTTGGCATTCAGCAAGCATTTCCCTTTCCTGTGATGTTCTAAAGCAATAcagcttaaaaaaataaatttatgGAGTATTGGGCTATAGGAAAAATATCTTTGCCATTATGTAGTGGtgtcttcatttatctctcAGTTTAAACCTTGGCCCATACCTGACTTGTAGAGAGCTGGTAGTGTAAAGCTTTGGTGTAGGCGCTGTCTGTGAAGAGATCAGGAATGGAGAGTTTTTCCTCGACAGCCTGCATCTTAAGACCCAAGAGGTGTCTGTCTATGGCCTGACCACTGACTGCCTGTGGGAGTGAAGAGAATAAATTTGTTTGCACTGTTAATCACCAGATGTTAACTACTTAAAAGTAACACTTGTGTTATTGACATCAACATTTATTGTAATGTCCGTTGTCCgactaagtattgataacacaCTTAATACTTCACAAATTAGAACTCTTATTTGATGtacatttagttcattttcactaatacatgaaaatgaactaaacaggttttatttatatgaaaaaaagcaaaacgaCTGCAGGCAAGTTATGTAATTGGTGTATGCCCGAACGATGCGTATCACAGGTAACAGCTTTACCCATTACCATCCCCCATCCCCCGCCAGGCCAACCACCTTTTCTGGTGGAAACCCtgtatttggttataaacccAACTGAAATTCTGACCTGataatgaaaatttaaaaaaggaccAAAGTGCAAGATTCAGAGGTATCTAGTGGAACAgatggcagaaatggaatataatattcattcatgtgttttctttaccttagaatgagacctttatatctgcatagggtgtgggtcctcttccatggagcccaccatgttgcaccgccatgtttctacagtagcccaaaacggacaaaccaaacactggctctagagagggctttcctgttttttgtgagtttcacggccaccatagtttctcctacatgcttggaagtgGAGGGTAaggagtattcagttggttgcaatctgcaacctcaccgctagatgccactaaatcttacactcTGGTCCTTTAAGGGATCACTAATGTGACTACAACTCATCCTCTGTAAAACGTCCATGTCATGACAATCCATTCAACAGCTGTTGAGATGCTTCACTCAGGACCAAAGTGAAAGATGGATAGACCAACACCCCCACActgccatccatagagccacactgctagcagactagcatggctaataaaaaatgttcagtAACTATCTAAAAAACAGCTAGACTTTCACTGGCCACAAGTATTGAGCTGGTGCTGTGAATACTCACCATATTAGTATAAGACCTGTGTGCTTTTACAGCTTTCTCCATTAGATCGACCTTCTCTGTGTTCTGttcaaaacaggaagaagacAAGAATGTTACAACTCATTCCTTGTAGTAAGTTAGTGTTTGTTTAACAGTGTTCAAGTATATTTGAAAAGTTGGCTTGAAACTGCAAGTAGAACATTGGaattcttcaaaataaaaacataaggtTTCCAGTGATGTTTGAGACTTCATGCTGTGAGTGTGTCTATGGACTGAGGACTGTATCAGCCCAGTGTTGCCATCTCAGAGGTTGTAATCTGAGTCAGCCAGTTTAGTGCCAAAATGGCTGCTGTCAATCACAAATACATTACATCAGAATCTTCCCTTTTATCAAACCTGTTTGCTAGAGTCATCAAAGGCCTTGACAAAGGCAGCTGAGGCACTTGAGGCTGATCGGATCGTATCTGTGCGGCCCAGTCTGAACATACGCAAGGAGGCACTT from Thunnus albacares chromosome 18, fThuAlb1.1, whole genome shotgun sequence encodes:
- the LOC122968524 gene encoding oncostatin-M-specific receptor subunit beta-like, which gives rise to MFAPLEVTASAVNARNVSLEWGWKAQQYNNLNITCQVNVSNGEINSISENFGVGLNFTVLDDLIPDWAYTVMVRCGTTHYFWKWSEWSSSIQFHTKGDVPDALDVWMQMKDNQLTIIWKMLQANQSHGHIIDHEVTWAHTNTPERQNRTKVAHPKDSLALSLNTTEEYIISVTARNINGSSSPSTITTSIHHSFNSANGVIPSRILGSNGGFNLSWSASPIASCGYIVDWCPALGESRVEWLKVPPSETNASIFSENFKDGLRYLLSIYACTQGAPVLLERREGYVREKRIQDGLFETLTMEQQDSDVVVSWHPISLRKQTAFIKGYILYALDNNNNSIVINVSKEDPETTSLTARNLKISTYTFTVKAQTAVGECGTSFISATLNSPTDYLITAVFISLVTVFGLLSLTTILCYRHWTCIKHNVYPPIPKPVLTDKWLSSPGEHSCRPLRVDLCQHSEALITDVPELHRKSGAPGNDYISQDKTPCVFTQTQMGYYNQPLKKNTPPPIILPTAIPSGLPSSPFKRVFPNPSYDLIMQTGDQQSNSGPDFHKGTPLERCSSGYQPQSLINQPEEDPDSPLSCVFTYILLPNSS
- the LOC122968526 gene encoding leukemia inhibitory factor receptor-like isoform X1, translated to MIIWILLLSLFCESTQDGNGKENGVLHCEPQNMRLTTPDQKILLTWEDDPSCLAVHDVLMYEVVVLIADQQVHNDTFAVTPDQIGSTHSWNWKPHLPLECASHSVRLSSRYKNRTSPWKQEQTHPGIGNPKTPEVFPRDRVFKVGSRATFCCVVPVGDTFDRMDISRYSGTYMNTTKISNQTYALTINLDQASNTYCTDVKCHTKTQENGACAYIGYPPDDSNLLCETRDLQSVECLWTVGNDTRVKNETEYHLLGRYNETILLDVAIGWSMEAKKCCEDLILLSMNDPYLSLYTSIKKLCLASLWLLNKTKQDN
- the LOC122968526 gene encoding leukemia inhibitory factor receptor-like isoform X2 is translated as MIIWILLLSLFCESTQDGNGKENGVLHCEPQNMRLTTPDQKILLTWEDDPSCLAVHDVLMYEVVVLIADQQVHNDTFAVTPDQIGSTHSWNWKPHLPLECASHSVRLSSRYKNRTSPWKQEQTHPGNPKTPEVFPRDRVFKVGSRATFCCVVPVGDTFDRMDISRYSGTYMNTTKISNQTYALTINLDQASNTYCTDVKCHTKTQENGACAYIGYPPDDSNLLCETRDLQSVECLWTVGNDTRVKNETEYHLLGRYNETILLDVAIGWSMEAKKCCEDLILLSMNDPYLSLYTSIKKLCLASLWLLNKTKQDN